The following coding sequences lie in one Treponema sp. OMZ 790 genomic window:
- a CDS encoding MoxR family ATPase: MIDTGYRTIIENFKAKMAQRIVGQQELIEGILTAYIAGGHVLLEGVPGLAKTLIVKTFAELSNVSFKRIQFTPDLLPADLIGTLIYQQSIGKFSVRRGPVFANIILADEINRAPAKVQSALLEAMAEGQVTIGENSFSLPSPFFVLATQNPIEQEGTYPLPEAELDRFFLKLFVPYPSIQEEIDIVNKFSSLKPNQNMGHGLGVSSGAGTAEPILTPENLETLRSAVEQVKCSPEITSYIVSIIAATRPVKNVKQDDYIHGNYLSYILYGASPRAGIAIQKCAKVKALFSGRDYVIPEDVKAVAYAALRHRLKLSYEAAADNLTADDIIEKLLGIVPQP, translated from the coding sequence ATGATTGATACCGGCTATAGAACAATAATAGAAAATTTTAAAGCAAAGATGGCTCAAAGGATTGTAGGCCAGCAAGAACTCATAGAAGGAATTTTAACGGCCTACATTGCAGGCGGTCATGTCCTCTTAGAAGGTGTGCCCGGTCTGGCAAAAACTCTTATCGTAAAGACTTTTGCAGAACTTTCCAATGTAAGTTTTAAGCGTATTCAGTTTACTCCTGACCTTCTTCCTGCCGATTTGATAGGAACTCTGATTTATCAACAAAGCATCGGTAAATTTTCAGTAAGGCGGGGGCCGGTTTTTGCGAATATTATTTTGGCAGATGAAATAAACAGAGCTCCTGCAAAAGTGCAATCCGCTCTTTTGGAAGCCATGGCCGAAGGGCAGGTTACAATAGGAGAAAATTCTTTTTCTTTGCCGTCTCCGTTTTTTGTGCTTGCAACTCAAAACCCCATCGAACAAGAGGGAACTTATCCCCTGCCCGAAGCAGAGCTTGACCGCTTTTTTTTAAAACTGTTTGTTCCCTATCCTTCTATCCAAGAAGAAATAGATATAGTAAATAAATTTTCAAGTCTTAAACCGAATCAAAACATGGGTCACGGCCTCGGCGTAAGCTCAGGTGCCGGCACTGCCGAACCCATTTTGACTCCCGAAAATTTGGAAACCTTACGAAGTGCAGTAGAGCAGGTCAAGTGTTCTCCCGAAATTACAAGCTATATAGTTTCAATTATTGCTGCGACACGGCCTGTAAAAAATGTAAAACAAGATGATTATATTCACGGAAATTATCTAAGCTACATTCTCTACGGAGCATCTCCGCGTGCCGGAATAGCCATTCAAAAATGTGCAAAGGTAAAAGCTCTTTTTAGCGGAAGGGATTATGTAATCCCCGAAGACGTAAAGGCTGTTGCCTACGCAGCTTTGAGGCATAGACTTAAACTTTCTTATGAAGCTGCTGCCGACAATTTAACAGCTGACGATATTATTGAAAAGCTTTTGGGAATTGTGCCGCAGCCGTAA
- a CDS encoding P-II family nitrogen regulator → MKNFSLLIILVPFGRARKIVKYAKDKGLTGATIMIAFGTVKSKLLDFLGIQETRKELILTAGDGEFLDGLMDDLNKKFNLTRKNFGIAFRMPLSFINIENALEGEKPVFKREEVKTMKSAIFTVVNRGKANEVVDASLEAGARGGTIIHARGSGLNQTKVIFDMEIEPEKEIVLTIVDDEQLEKVVEAIRKNSDVEKDGHGILFVIPISKAYGIK, encoded by the coding sequence ATGAAAAATTTTTCCCTTCTGATAATTTTGGTGCCTTTCGGCCGTGCGCGTAAAATCGTAAAATACGCTAAAGATAAAGGACTGACAGGTGCAACAATAATGATTGCATTCGGAACCGTAAAAAGCAAACTCCTTGATTTTTTAGGAATTCAAGAGACAAGAAAAGAATTGATTTTAACGGCAGGAGATGGAGAATTTTTAGACGGCCTCATGGATGATCTAAATAAAAAATTCAATCTTACACGGAAAAATTTCGGTATAGCATTCCGTATGCCTTTAAGTTTTATTAATATTGAAAATGCCTTAGAGGGCGAAAAACCCGTATTTAAACGGGAGGAGGTTAAAACTATGAAATCTGCAATTTTTACTGTCGTTAATAGAGGAAAAGCCAATGAAGTTGTCGATGCTTCTTTAGAAGCAGGAGCACGCGGCGGCACAATAATTCATGCACGAGGTTCAGGTTTAAACCAGACAAAGGTTATCTTTGACATGGAAATCGAACCCGAAAAAGAAATTGTTTTAACTATTGTCGATGATGAACAGCTTGAAAAAGTTGTTGAAGCAATCAGAAAAAATTCCGATGTAGAAAAAGACGGACACGGAATTCTTTTTGTTATTCCGATAAGCAAGGCTTACGGTATAAAATAG
- a CDS encoding hemolysin family protein has product MNEPPPQWLYILLLIILLFLSMIFSSGETAFLSVNKLKIKYLREKKNKKAARVEKILKDKQKFLTTSLIGNSLVNILISVILTALMVELVGAKGLSIAVTAATIAILIFGEILPKSVALVFSEPIALKFSGFILFLIKVLAPIEWLFSGFTKFFLKFLGVKNLQSNEALTDADLKDFFDVRQEHGDLRSEEKAVLEKILSYGDITVKNIMTPRPDIIGLTADASPKEIIELSHSSRFSRFPVYEEDIDEIIGIFYIKDFLFSEAAAKDFLQESKEKFDIKKYLRKPVLVFENTELSKLQEIFRKEKQNMVVVIDEYGGTLGIATLEDLNEEIFGNIADEYDTDDAAAEEPHLENINDETAQNINNTILGSMRLSDLNEELGTNFSSDYYDTIGGLIMEKCGEVPQIGSTIKIENYNFTVIKIEGNRISELEVNIAGDEE; this is encoded by the coding sequence ATGAATGAGCCCCCTCCGCAATGGCTTTATATTTTACTTTTAATTATCCTTCTTTTTTTATCGATGATATTTTCATCGGGTGAGACGGCTTTTTTATCCGTAAATAAATTGAAAATAAAATATTTACGGGAAAAGAAAAATAAAAAAGCTGCAAGAGTTGAAAAGATTTTAAAAGACAAACAAAAATTCTTAACAACTTCTTTAATCGGAAACAGTCTGGTAAATATTTTAATCTCAGTAATTTTAACCGCACTGATGGTAGAATTAGTTGGAGCAAAGGGATTAAGCATTGCTGTAACTGCTGCAACTATTGCGATTTTAATCTTCGGCGAAATTCTCCCCAAATCGGTTGCCTTGGTTTTTTCCGAACCGATAGCTTTAAAATTTTCAGGCTTTATTTTATTTTTAATTAAAGTACTTGCTCCTATTGAATGGCTTTTTTCGGGCTTTACAAAATTCTTTTTAAAATTTTTAGGCGTAAAAAATCTTCAATCGAATGAAGCTTTAACCGATGCAGACTTAAAAGATTTTTTTGATGTACGCCAAGAACACGGAGATTTGCGCTCGGAAGAAAAAGCTGTTTTGGAAAAAATTTTAAGCTACGGCGACATAACCGTAAAAAATATTATGACTCCGAGGCCGGATATAATAGGACTTACGGCTGATGCAAGCCCGAAAGAAATTATAGAGCTTTCTCATTCGTCAAGATTTTCGCGCTTTCCTGTTTATGAAGAAGACATCGATGAAATTATCGGTATTTTTTACATTAAAGATTTTTTGTTTTCGGAAGCCGCTGCAAAAGATTTCTTGCAAGAATCAAAAGAAAAATTCGATATAAAAAAATATCTGCGGAAGCCTGTTCTTGTTTTTGAAAATACCGAGCTTTCAAAATTGCAGGAAATATTCAGAAAAGAAAAGCAGAACATGGTTGTAGTTATCGATGAGTACGGCGGAACTTTGGGCATTGCAACTCTTGAAGATTTAAATGAAGAGATATTCGGGAACATTGCTGATGAGTATGATACCGATGACGCCGCTGCAGAGGAACCCCATCTTGAAAACATAAATGATGAAACGGCACAAAATATAAACAATACTATTTTGGGCAGCATGAGGCTTAGCGATTTAAATGAAGAGCTCGGCACAAATTTTTCTTCGGATTATTACGATACGATAGGCGGTTTGATTATGGAAAAATGCGGAGAGGTTCCGCAAATCGGTTCTACAATAAAAATAGAAAACTATAATTTTACCGTTATAAAAATTGAAGGGAACAGAATAAGCGAACTGGAAGTAAATATTGCAGGAGATGAAGAATGA
- a CDS encoding DUF1538 domain-containing protein: MNILVDKFKEVLMSVLPIVILTTILNFAFIHIDYQVFIRFLIGSVCIIFGLAFFLFGIEMSVTKIGLQMGKEITKRNKIFILILGGFALGFLISIAEPDLQILASQVKTVTKNGIPALRLVVVVSVGVAAFVVFGILRTVFNVSQKIVFAVSYGIIFLLSLFSSAEFMSIAFDSSGTTTGAITVPFILALAAGVSEMKKDSAASERDAFGLVGMASAGAILAVLALSVLGKTKEISADDFVFNLDVHTQIFYPFAEHFLPVLYECLISLLPLTVIFLITNFISIKLRAKDLIPILKGLIITLIGLFLFMWGAKSGFLDVGIAMGSRLGEIGTHSLILFIGALIGIVSILAEPAVYVLTVQIENVTSGHIPRKIVLVFLCIGVSFAVMLSLLRIIEPAFQLWHILLPGYIVSLLLSIVVPDLFVSIAFDAGGVASGPMTATFVLSLAQGLANSTPTANVLIDGFGIIAAVALAPIISLQILGLIFKIKSGGEQK; this comes from the coding sequence ATGAATATCCTGGTTGATAAATTTAAAGAAGTCTTAATGTCGGTTTTACCCATCGTCATTTTAACTACCATTTTGAATTTTGCATTTATTCATATAGATTATCAAGTCTTTATAAGGTTTTTAATCGGAAGCGTATGTATAATATTCGGTCTTGCATTTTTTCTATTCGGAATCGAAATGAGCGTTACAAAAATCGGTTTACAAATGGGAAAAGAAATTACAAAACGGAATAAAATTTTTATCTTGATTTTAGGAGGCTTTGCCCTAGGCTTTTTAATTTCGATAGCAGAACCCGATTTACAGATTTTGGCAAGCCAAGTAAAAACCGTAACAAAAAACGGAATTCCTGCACTGAGACTCGTTGTAGTTGTTTCAGTCGGTGTTGCAGCCTTCGTTGTTTTCGGTATATTGCGCACGGTATTCAATGTTTCACAAAAAATTGTTTTTGCCGTTTCATACGGAATTATATTTTTGCTTTCTTTATTTTCTTCTGCAGAGTTTATGTCCATCGCCTTCGATTCTTCGGGAACCACAACGGGAGCCATAACAGTTCCGTTTATTTTGGCTTTGGCTGCCGGTGTTTCCGAAATGAAAAAAGATTCGGCCGCTTCCGAAAGAGATGCTTTCGGGCTTGTAGGAATGGCTTCTGCCGGAGCAATCTTAGCAGTATTGGCTTTGAGCGTTTTAGGAAAAACAAAAGAAATATCCGCCGATGATTTTGTTTTTAATCTGGATGTACATACACAGATTTTCTATCCATTTGCAGAACATTTTCTTCCTGTTCTATATGAATGCCTTATATCGCTTTTACCCTTAACCGTAATATTTTTAATTACAAACTTTATAAGCATTAAACTGCGCGCAAAGGATTTAATTCCCATACTCAAGGGTTTGATAATTACATTGATAGGTTTATTTCTATTTATGTGGGGAGCAAAATCGGGATTCTTGGATGTAGGAATCGCAATGGGCAGCCGCTTAGGCGAAATAGGAACGCACTCCTTAATTCTTTTTATCGGAGCATTGATAGGTATTGTTTCTATTTTAGCAGAGCCCGCAGTTTATGTTTTGACAGTACAAATAGAAAACGTAACGAGCGGCCATATTCCGCGCAAGATAGTTTTAGTCTTTTTATGTATCGGAGTCAGTTTTGCGGTAATGCTTTCGTTACTTAGAATTATTGAACCTGCGTTTCAACTGTGGCATATTCTTCTTCCCGGATATATAGTTTCACTTTTGCTGTCCATTGTTGTTCCGGATCTTTTTGTAAGTATAGCCTTTGATGCCGGAGGTGTTGCATCAGGACCGATGACTGCAACCTTTGTTTTATCCCTTGCGCAAGGGCTTGCCAATTCCACACCGACGGCAAATGTTTTAATAGACGGCTTCGGCATTATAGCGGCCGTTGCTCTGGCTCCTATTATTTCGCTGCAAATTTTAGGATTGATTTTTAAGATTAAAAGCGGAGGAGAACAAAAATGA
- a CDS encoding hemolysin family protein, which yields MKFELALMTIEFIALLLCAFFFSASETAITAITRTEYKAIKKGRSKKSKALVFLIEKKDEIVSATLIGTNFVNTLSSALITAFVIDMYGPQHIPAATAITTILIIIFAEILPKAIAAYNAVEITKTFLIPLSAVRLFLKPFIFIFSLMSNFIIKSVSKRRENQISELSEDYLETLINISLADGTFQTGEHELIKRAVRLHELKLQSIMTKKEDIVSLDINSSPENMVSIFRKTMFSRLPVYKGEKDKIIGSVHYKDLLFYRSHKSKTDINKIIRPALFIPKTANIFSAIKTMSKNKRNMAFVVDEYGSTAGLITIDDISTAIFGSIQDEYTKTKTNPLSGMKIVDGTHILIPGAVPIIQLNKILNTDFHSDYNDTIGGLILETAEYLPKEGELINIGDIEFKVEKVETSKIIFLIADVSKITAAAQFPKAFQ from the coding sequence ATGAAGTTTGAATTAGCCTTAATGACAATCGAATTTATCGCTCTTCTCCTTTGTGCATTTTTCTTTTCTGCATCCGAAACGGCAATTACTGCAATTACAAGAACCGAATATAAGGCAATAAAAAAAGGGCGATCAAAAAAGAGTAAAGCTCTTGTCTTTCTTATTGAAAAAAAAGATGAGATTGTAAGTGCAACTCTGATAGGTACTAATTTTGTCAACACTCTTTCTTCTGCTTTGATAACTGCCTTTGTCATAGACATGTACGGACCGCAGCATATTCCGGCAGCTACTGCAATTACGACAATTCTTATAATTATCTTTGCAGAAATTTTACCAAAAGCAATAGCGGCTTACAATGCCGTAGAAATTACAAAAACCTTTTTGATTCCCTTATCGGCTGTAAGATTATTTTTAAAGCCCTTTATTTTTATTTTTTCGCTGATGTCCAACTTTATTATTAAGTCGGTTTCAAAGAGAAGGGAAAATCAAATCTCGGAGTTGTCAGAAGATTATTTAGAAACGCTTATAAATATAAGTTTAGCGGACGGTACTTTTCAAACAGGAGAGCATGAGTTAATTAAAAGAGCTGTGAGACTGCATGAGTTAAAACTACAAAGCATAATGACAAAAAAAGAAGACATTGTCAGCCTCGATATAAATTCATCACCTGAAAATATGGTAAGTATTTTTCGCAAAACAATGTTTTCCCGTCTTCCGGTTTACAAAGGAGAAAAAGATAAAATAATAGGCAGCGTTCATTATAAAGATCTATTATTTTATAGAAGTCATAAATCAAAAACAGATATAAACAAAATCATACGGCCTGCTTTGTTTATTCCGAAAACTGCAAATATTTTTTCGGCAATAAAAACTATGAGCAAAAATAAAAGGAACATGGCTTTTGTTGTAGATGAATACGGTTCTACGGCGGGACTTATCACAATTGACGATATAAGCACGGCTATTTTCGGTTCAATTCAAGATGAGTATACTAAAACAAAAACAAATCCTTTAAGCGGAATGAAGATTGTTGACGGTACACATATCTTAATTCCCGGAGCGGTTCCTATTATCCAACTGAATAAAATTTTAAATACAGATTTTCATTCGGACTATAATGATACGATAGGCGGTCTTATTCTTGAAACGGCAGAATATTTACCTAAAGAGGGTGAGCTCATCAACATAGGTGATATTGAATTTAAAGTTGAAAAAGTTGAAACGAGTAAAATTATTTTTCTTATTGCGGATGTTTCTAAAATTACGGCTGCGGCACAATTCCCAAAAGCTTTTCAATAA
- a CDS encoding TrkA family potassium uptake protein encodes METNKNFAVIGLGEFGSRICEVLVDGGASVVAFDHDIQAVERIKKIVPAAMLVETTNEEALLKAPLDDVEVAIVAIGNNIEASVLTTTLLKQRDIPYVLARAVSPLHATVLRRVGANEVLNIEISAATRIARRLISPDVMDSITVTKDFSIREIIVPKFFIGKTVGALALKEKLNINLIALVRMDLDIDSVGNPVKQEAMHYPEDDFELREGDKLFLIGSNIKLEEFRNM; translated from the coding sequence ATGGAAACAAATAAAAACTTTGCTGTCATAGGTCTGGGAGAATTCGGGTCAAGAATTTGTGAAGTTCTTGTAGATGGAGGCGCTTCAGTTGTAGCCTTCGATCATGATATTCAAGCAGTAGAAAGAATAAAAAAAATTGTTCCGGCAGCAATGCTTGTAGAAACTACAAATGAAGAAGCTCTTTTAAAAGCTCCTTTAGATGATGTAGAAGTTGCCATCGTCGCTATAGGCAATAATATAGAAGCAAGCGTTTTAACTACAACTCTTTTAAAGCAAAGAGATATTCCCTATGTCTTAGCCCGTGCCGTTTCGCCTCTCCACGCAACCGTTCTAAGAAGGGTAGGGGCAAACGAGGTTTTAAATATTGAAATATCGGCTGCAACAAGAATTGCAAGGCGTCTTATTTCTCCCGATGTAATGGACTCGATTACGGTTACAAAAGATTTTTCGATAAGGGAAATTATTGTTCCAAAATTTTTTATCGGAAAAACCGTCGGAGCTCTCGCTTTAAAAGAAAAACTTAACATTAATCTGATTGCCCTTGTCAGGATGGATTTGGATATAGATTCTGTCGGTAACCCTGTCAAACAGGAGGCTATGCATTATCCTGAAGATGATTTTGAGCTGAGAGAAGGCGATAAACTTTTTTTGATAGGCTCAAATATAAAACTTGAAGAATTTAGAAATATGTAA
- the recQ gene encoding DNA helicase RecQ → MTRGSKGSDSKKTISSPEDILKQVFGYDEFRPFQKEIIDSILQKEDVLAVMPTGGGKSLCYQIPALIFEGLTIVVSPLISLMHDQICGLETIGVEAVALNSSLDWEKYADNIRRIKNGDVKILYVAPETLVSDRCKELLSSIKVDCLTIDEAHCISEWGHDFRPEYRQLAEIRKLLKETACLAITATATEKVRSDIKKMLKLKKTKEFIAGFNRKNIFLEVKEKQKPFEQASEFLKEHKGESGIIYCFSRKQADTLSVQLSVLGYNAKPYHAGLSDELRQKTQNDFINDDIEIIVATVAFGMGINKPNVRFVIHFDLPKSIEQYYQEIGRAGRDGNPAHALLLFSAADIFKLKFLMQDKSPDEVRKAETMLSAISNYAQANSCRRRAILKYFGENISEEKLKEIQGDAPCCDFCSREKIEKTDLTVPVQKFLSCVVRTGCRFGASYIIDVLLGSKQKRILENKHNDLSVWGIGTEFNREGWFALVRVLLAEDYLIKDEDYSVLSLTQKAKEELQSRTSILLPFDYEKDNSSKKEIKQKSKPQTTEIKLDARGTAIVNALKQKRRELADEARVPAYVIFSDKTIFDLGFKKPSKIAELDNIFGIGKAKKDKYGELIVQLVTSHK, encoded by the coding sequence ATGACGCGCGGATCAAAAGGTTCTGACAGTAAAAAGACAATCTCCTCCCCTGAAGATATTTTAAAACAGGTCTTCGGCTATGATGAATTCAGACCCTTCCAAAAAGAAATTATAGATAGTATTCTCCAAAAAGAGGATGTTCTTGCGGTGATGCCTACAGGAGGCGGAAAATCTCTATGCTATCAGATTCCGGCCCTCATTTTTGAAGGATTAACCATAGTAGTTTCTCCCCTTATTTCTCTTATGCACGATCAGATTTGCGGTTTGGAAACGATAGGGGTAGAGGCGGTTGCCTTAAACAGTTCCTTGGACTGGGAAAAATATGCCGATAACATACGCCGTATTAAGAATGGGGATGTTAAAATCCTCTATGTTGCTCCTGAAACTCTGGTCAGTGACCGCTGTAAAGAACTCCTCTCTTCAATAAAAGTGGATTGTCTTACAATCGACGAAGCTCACTGCATTTCGGAATGGGGACATGACTTTAGACCTGAATACAGACAGTTGGCCGAGATACGCAAACTTTTAAAAGAGACCGCATGTCTTGCCATAACGGCAACGGCGACTGAAAAGGTACGCTCCGACATAAAAAAAATGCTGAAGCTCAAAAAGACTAAAGAATTTATTGCCGGCTTTAACCGCAAAAATATTTTTTTGGAAGTGAAAGAAAAGCAAAAGCCTTTCGAACAGGCTTCGGAATTTTTAAAAGAACATAAGGGAGAAAGCGGAATTATCTACTGTTTTTCCCGCAAGCAGGCAGACACTCTTTCCGTTCAACTGTCGGTTTTAGGATACAATGCAAAACCCTATCATGCGGGACTTTCCGATGAGCTTAGGCAAAAAACTCAAAACGATTTTATCAATGACGATATAGAAATAATTGTAGCAACCGTAGCCTTCGGAATGGGTATAAATAAACCTAATGTAAGGTTTGTCATTCACTTTGATTTACCCAAGAGCATTGAGCAGTATTATCAGGAAATAGGCCGAGCAGGGCGGGATGGAAACCCGGCACATGCTCTTTTGCTTTTTTCTGCTGCCGATATTTTTAAGCTTAAATTCTTGATGCAGGATAAATCTCCCGATGAGGTAAGAAAAGCTGAAACTATGCTTTCCGCTATCAGTAATTATGCACAAGCCAACAGCTGCCGCCGCCGGGCGATTTTAAAATATTTCGGAGAAAATATTTCTGAAGAAAAATTAAAAGAAATACAGGGCGATGCACCTTGCTGTGATTTTTGTTCCAGAGAAAAAATAGAAAAAACCGACTTGACGGTTCCTGTTCAAAAATTCTTATCCTGTGTTGTCAGAACCGGCTGCCGATTCGGAGCAAGCTACATAATCGATGTTCTTTTAGGTTCAAAACAAAAGCGCATACTCGAAAACAAGCACAATGACCTTTCCGTCTGGGGAATAGGTACGGAATTTAACAGGGAAGGCTGGTTTGCCCTTGTACGCGTTTTATTGGCTGAAGACTACCTTATAAAGGATGAAGACTATTCGGTATTGTCGCTTACACAAAAAGCAAAAGAAGAGCTTCAATCCCGAACCAGTATTTTACTTCCTTTCGATTATGAAAAAGATAATTCCTCTAAAAAGGAAATAAAACAAAAATCAAAACCCCAAACAACCGAAATCAAATTAGATGCCCGCGGTACGGCAATAGTGAATGCACTAAAACAAAAACGCAGAGAACTCGCGGATGAAGCAAGAGTTCCGGCTTATGTTATTTTTTCGGATAAGACCATCTTCGACTTAGGTTTTAAAAAACCGTCCAAGATTGCAGAACTGGATAATATCTTCGGCATAGGAAAAGCAAAAAAAGATAAATATGGAGAACTTATTGTTCAACTTGTTACCTCTCATAAGTAA